In the genome of Chiloscyllium plagiosum isolate BGI_BamShark_2017 chromosome 33, ASM401019v2, whole genome shotgun sequence, one region contains:
- the atp5mc1 gene encoding ATP synthase F(0) complex subunit C1, mitochondrial gives MMYACAKFVSCPAVVRSTSRTFLRPMSASVFRPEIRNEQAQLLPAPGNALVQTGRRDLQTSVTSRDIDTAAKFIGAGAATVGVAGSGAGIGTVFGSLIIGYARNPSLKQQLFSYAILGFALSEAMGLFCLMVAFLILFAM, from the exons ATGATGTATGCTTGTGCTAAGTTTGTCTCCTGCCCTGCTGTG GTTCGCAGCACTTCGAGGACATTCCTTCGACCAATGTCGGCCTCAGTCTTCCGACCAGAGATCAGAAATGAACAA GCACAGCTCCTCCCTGCACCAGGAAATGCACTAGTGCAGACTGGAAGGCGGGACCTCCAGACCAGTGTCACCTCCAGGGACATCGATACTGCTGCTAAGTTCATCGGTGCTGGTGCTGCTACTGTTGGAGTGGCAGGCTCTGGTGCTGGTATTGGGACGGTATTCGGCAGCTTGATCATTGGTTATGCCAG GAACCCTTCCCTGAAACAGCAGCTTTTCTCTTATGCGATCTTGGGATTTGCCCTGTCTGAAGCTATGGGTCTCTTCTGTCTGATGGTTGCCTTCCTGATCCTGTTTGCCATGTAA